The genomic window CCCGGCTTTTGCAGGACGAGTCATCCGACCAAGGAGACGCNNNNNNNNNNNNNNNNNNNNNNNNNNNNNNNNNNNNNNNNNTACGGAAGGAAGCTCTTCTGTGGGAGGAGAGANNNNNNNNNNNNNNNNNNNNNNNNNNNNNNNNNNNNNNNNNNNNNNNNNNNNNNNNNNNNNNNNNNNNNNNNNNAGACGAACAGATGGGGGTTGGGGCCTCTCCCGCAGCAGCATGTGTGGCGTGACGAACACATGTTGCGCTCCAGCAGGAAGTCCCCGCCTTGGCCGAGGCTGCTCTCAGTTCATCGCCGGTGCAGCCTCGGCGCTGCGCTCGGGGGGATTCGCCAGGTCTTCTGCCCCGCGCCCTCTGCTGCCTGAGGGCGCGGAGGGAAAGGCTTCCGAAAGGCGATGGAGTGGGAATGGCAATTGtatcagggagagggagagggaaagtNNNNNNNNNNNNNNNNNNNNNNNNNNNNNNNNNNNNNNNNNNNNNNNNNNNNNNNNNNNNNNNNNNNNNNNNNNNNNNNNNNNNNNNNNNNNNNNNNNNNNNCAATGGTAGTCTCGTAGACCCTCCGCGATGCGCCACTCCGGAGTGTCGAATCGCACTGCGGNNNNNNNNNNNNNNNNNNNNNNNNNNNNNNNNNNNNNNNNNNNNNNNNNNNNNNNNNNNNNNNNNNNNNNNNNNNNNNNNNNNNNNNNNNNNNNNNNNNNNNNNNNNNNNNNNNNNNNNNNNTCATACGGctagtgttttctttctttcttccttcttgcaACTTCCTGTGCTCTCGCTTCCGGAGTCTTCacgctcttcttccctccctccctcggcccNNNNNNNNNNNNNNNNNNNNNNNNNNNNNNNNNNNNNNNNNNNNNNNNNNNNNTTCCGTccatgaacccccccccccccccgtcctcttcatttattctacctctctctccttccctccctcaccccgcttcttgttttttcctcttttcttccctccttcgtccctcttttttcccctctttccttccctcttttttttccctctttctttccctccctcgtctttttcattttttttctagtacccttttctcttccttctttctaccCTTCTTATATGTTCGTAGTTCGTANNNNNNNNNNNNNNNNNNNNNNNNNNNNNNNNNNNNNNNNNNNNNNNNNNNNNNNNNNNcgcgcgtgtgcgtgtgtatgtgcagaaaaaaaacacattaatataaaTCGCTCCCCTACAATATAACAGAAAACATCAGCCCTCTCACCTGAGGCCCTGAAACGAAAGGCGTGATCAGCGCCAAGATAAGAACCCTCTTTAACAACCCGATCCTAAACAGACGNNNNNNNNNNNNNNNNNNNNNNNNNNNNNNNNNNNNNNNNNNNNNNNNNNNNNNNNNNNNNNNNNNNNNNNNNNNNNNNNNNNNNNNNNNNNNNNNNNNNNNNNNCTATTTACCTATGTATTTACTTACGCAAGTGTCTAACTANNNNNNNNNNNNNNNNNNNNNNNNNNNNNNNNNNNNNNNNNNNNNNNNNNNNNNNNNNNNNNNNNNNNNNNNNNNNNNNNNNNNNNNNNNNNNNNNNNNNNNNNNNNNNNNNNNNNNNNNNNNNNNNNNNNNNNNNNNNNNNNNNNNNNNNNNNNNNNNNNNNNNNNNNNNNNNNNNNNNNNNNNNNNNNNNNNNNNNNNNNNNNNNNNNNNNNNNNNNNNNNNNNNNNNNNNNNNNNNNNNNNNNNNNNNNNNNNNNNNNNNNNNNNNNNNNNNNNNNNNNNNNNNNNNNNNNNNNNNNNNNNATGCAAGATTTCCTATGCATCCTAACGTGTGGGCTGAGGTGGGTGTGTACTCTCGTTCCCTGTGtatttcgtcatcattattagcaatggGACGTTAATAGCAGTGCTATTTTCCGCTCTTTGCTGTTGTGATTGTTGAGGCCATTAGTTGGTCTGTGTCATTTCTTTTTGATGACTGTTTGGGAGGCGTTTTGCATTTTGGTATTTTCActtagttggatttttttttttcttaatgttctcGGTGCCTCATCTTGCTATGCATAACGATGAGCTTGTCTTCGCAGAGCCGTGTTTCTTTATTGATTTAGTTAACATGATTATATTNNNNNNNNNNNNNNNNNNNNNNNNNNNNNNNNNNNNNNNNNNNNNNNNNNNNNNNNNNNNNNNNNNNNNNNNNNNNNNNNNNNNNNNNNNNNNNNNNNNNNNNNNNNNNNNNNNNNNNNNNNNNNNNNNNNNNNNNNNNNNNNNNNNNNNNNNNNNNNNNNNNNNNNNNNNNNNNNNNNNNNNNNNNNNNNNNNNNNNNNNNNNNNNNNNNNNNNNNNNNNNNNNNNNNNNNNNNNNNNNNNNNNNNNNNNNNNNNNNNNNNNNNNNNNNNNNNNNNNNNNNNNNNNNNCTTTCCATTGGCAtttcttaaattattatataaacccATTCTCAGATTTACTCCTCTCNNNNNNNNNNNNNNNNNNNNNNNNNNNNNNNNNNACGTAGTTCTTAAGAATTTGGGCCTTGCTTGTTGTGTGTGGCTGAGCTCGTGACTTGGGCGGCCGGAGCCGAGAGGTTGCACGGTGCAAGAATGTGACTTCGCTTTCACTCGTGCTCGCTTTTCTTTCTtgtcatttttgtaaaaaaaaatatgtatatatgttttcgatatttttcactccccccccttttttgggggggagggggggagggactcaGAGGTGCTAGAAAGTACGGAAATTTCAGTGGTTAGTTCGAGGACTTCCGCGTGTTGAAAGATATACAGACACGTACGCATACAAATACGCTCACGCACGCAAGGTATAGTGTAGGTCGAGAAGCGTTCGTTGCTGTTTCGCAATATGTGAATCATGCACTTCTCCTGGCCTTCTACTTATTCCACTNNNNNNNNNNNNNNNNNNNNNNNNNNNNNNNNNNNNNNNNNNNNNNNNNNNNNNNGTCTTTCTTATTCCTTGNNNNNNNNNNNNNNNNNNNNNNNNNNNNNNNNNNNNNNNNNNNAACGCTTTCTTCTAATCTCCTTTGTGGGCGCGTCtttgtccttttcctttcttttcccctttttcctctttgtttactCTCGCGGTTTTNNNNNNNNNNNNNNNNNNNNNNNNNNNNNNNNNNNNNNNNNNNNNNNNNNNNNNNNNNNNNNNNNNNNNNNNNNNNNNNNNNNNNNNNNNNNNNNNNNNNAAGATCCGGCCACTGTGGAGACACTACTACACGGGTACGCAAGGCCTCATCTTCGTGGTGGACTGCGCAGACCGGGACCGCATGGACGAAGCGAGACAAGAACTCCATCGCATCATTAACGACAGGGAGATGAGGGACGCTATCATCCTAGTGTTTGCCAATAAGCAGGATTTGCCTGATGGTAAGACCTTGTGCTTTTCTCTTAATCTCAGTGTGTGGGTAGTTGCCTCTGTTTCCAGTTGTTTTCTGTTGGTGtgaaattgtgtgtttgtttgcaagtGTATTTGATTTTCAGAGATGTGGAAAAGAAACCAGGCTGTCAGAGATGGGAAGTTTGTTTGTTGGTCTTTCCTTGTAAAGTAGTCCTAatcattttatgcattttttgtctttctcactGTCCCAGGAACTCGGCTTCACCACAAATATTTAGTATCTGAAATGTAACTTACCAATAGTCACTTGAATTTCATACAAAAGGTGAGCTGCCTCTATTTAAGTTTCTTTTTCCATTATACTACATTAATACTATATCTGACTTGGGATAAAAAGTTTGATGTATGACAAGCATTTCATAAACATAATGTACTGTTCAAACTTATATGGTGAAAGTACCACAGTAAGTGATTGAACAATATTAACAAGTTAAAGTGGCCTTATTCTTTTGCAGAATAACATAAAGCATATGATCTTTTAAGTACAGCCTTAATGACTTTACTTCACTAAAGCTATACTTATGTCCTGTAGAGCCCCCTGGAAGGCCATTAAAACCTTCTTAGAGCTACAAGATCAAATTCATTTGGTGCACTAAccaagattttccttttttttatgtcaaacaagtttttcccccttttcttctccatagCTACATTGGGAGTAGATCTTAAAGAGTGCATGCCCAAATTCCTTTCATCAGTAACATACCCTCTcttattgataatagataatagtactGAAAAATCAGTGTCAAAACTTCAGTGGGCATCTGAGTAGCTTTTTTTATGNNNNNNNNNNNNNNNNNCCCATACAAAATCATCAAAAGGCTCAACAGATTGCTGAGGTATTTGAGTCAAGtttatcattagtgtttttcattttcatatggcTCGCAGGTTTTGATGTAGATTTGTATCATAAACNNNNNNNNNNNNNNNNNNNNNNNNNNNNNNNNNNNNAAGACGGTAGGGGTCAGCTTAGTTCCATAGTCTGTgattctgttattatttatttacctcaGGCTACTGTGTTTTTATTAGCCTGTAACTGAAACCTTATAAGCCAAGATCAGGAGACTCTTCATTAAGTTAGCATCTCTGGGCTTTTAAATTTGTAAGTTCTGTAATGTACTATTCAATGTATGAGTAACATTTCGGTTTCCTACATGttctatcttccttctttttattgctgtcctattttttctactttactatcattgtttttccTTGAATTCCTCNNNNNNNNNNNNNNNNNNNNNNNNNNNNNNNNNNNNNNNNNNNNNNNNNNNNNNNNNNNNNNNNNNNNNNNNNNNNNNNNNNNTGcggttatatattcatatattattatgatgtagaGAAATTGTTTTCTGGTCAATGGTTTAAGATTTTTTAAGGCTCAAAGGTAATAATTTTCTTCATAATATAAAATTCTTACTGCATTATTACTAGAATAGAGTTGCTTTAGCTTTTGAATAAATTTGTATTCCACTGAGCTGTTTTTATGGATAGTTTGTATGTGCATGCTAATTTTTTTAACTATACAGTTCACTAATTTCTCTATTCACCTCCACAGCTATGAAGCCTCATGAAATCCAGGAGAAGCTAGGCCTAACCAGAATCAGGGACCGCAACTGGTACGTCCAGCCATGCTGCGCAACCACGGGTGACGGGCTGTATGAGGGCCTTACGTGGCTCACCAGCAATCACAAGTCATGATGCTTGGGCCGGGCTCCCAGCTCTTAGCTTCCATAGTCAGCTCGGCAGACAGAGATGGCTCCTCGGATTGTGACGGATGGACGGCCTACGAACTGAACTAGTggtcaagggggaaaaaagggggggaaggggtagaggttcAAACTCATTGAGGATGACAGTGTGGTTTAGGAACTGGTGCCTCGCTAGATTAGGCACAGGAAGGTGGCTGAATGGCCCTGATCATGAGACCCAGTAAGGGCATTGGCTTCCCTTGATTGCAGTGGTGCCAGGCATGTCAGGACCAAACAAGAGAAAATTTTANNNNNNNNNNNNNNNNNNNNNNNNNNNNNNNNNNNNNNNNGGCATAAAAGTGTTGTTGAAAGTCCTGCATGTCTGAAGCAGGAACTAAGTGTGTTGGACATGCAAACATAGGGTATTTCTGGCCGTGAAAGTTGCAGCTCTCTCTCCTCAGCAGCTGCTGCTCCAAGGGATGCCATCTCCAGCTGTCAAGTGTGAATAGGagtatcattataaataaactaaataatattTAACGAgtgttaatgtatatttttgatcTATTAGTTGGATATGATTTTATCTACAAAAGACTGCCAAATAAGTATGGATAATAAGACTTGATCTCTATTGTACCCTGCACTAGCTAGAAAGACTACAATTATGAGTTAATTCATGATTTTATAGGAAACACTGTTAAGCATTCTCAGAGCAAATACTTCTATAAAAGATTATATCAGCCAATTAGATTAATTACTTACAAAGGTGCATCCACTAATCTTGATGTTTGTCATCAATCTCAAGTTTCATTAGACCATCTTAGATTCTAGTATTGgtcattttcattgtttactCANNNNNNNNNNNNNNNNNNNNNNNNNNNNNNNNNNNNCATGTGGAATACGTCGTACACATTTGAACTCGCTTATTTTCTCTCCCACTCGTTCTTCCCGGGCACAAagtttaaaaaagatgaaaaatagcaAGAGCTCGAGCACTGCACTATTTTCTAACGTGTGTATATAGGATCCATGGTGCTCTCCTGAGGTCCCCAAAGAGGAGAGGCGCTCAAGTTGTCATATTGATAAgacttttctatatttgtctacattatgttttgtttttgtttttgccaaGAGGGGAGCTGAGGGTCCCATAATGGACAACTTTTCGACGTCAGGGTTCAGTCATTATCACAGTGTATTTAAAANNNNNNNNNNNNNNNNNNNNNNNNNNNNNNNNNNNNNNNNNNNNNTGGGGGATAGTTTCTTTTTTACACACTTAAAAAGATAGcttgattattataaaaagagagagaaaaaggatttaaaaaaagatggttctgtgtatatataatgtgcaaaGTAGTTGGTGCATGAGATGCTTCTGCATAAAATGTTTAGGTCTGCAGTTGCTCTAAGATTATGTGGTTGCANNNNNNNNNNNNNNNNNNNNNNNNNNNNNNNNNNNNNNNNNNNNNNNNNNNNNNNNNNNNNNNNNNNNNNNNNNNNNNNNNNNNNNNNNNNNGTGTACTACATTAAGACTTCATAGTTCTTCTAATGTGATGTTTTATTAGGAGCAAATCTTTTCTGTAGTTTTTGAACCTGGATGCAGAAATAATATATACCAGTGATAAAAGTATTTNNNNNNNNNNNNNNNNNNNNNNNNNNNNNNNNNNNNNNNNAGACAAGTTAGTGGTTGCTAAATTTGTATTGTGAATAAGAggtttaccttttctttcttattttggttggggggttgCCTTTTGAAAATAGCACACCAAAAACTTTTGATTCTAAAGGCTTTGAAATACATCCAGGTACAAGGTGTTTTATGAAAAGACATGGGCTATGGGAGAAGGTGAAGACCCTGAGCAAAGGTCACAGTACTGCACCACAAGAGGCTCTCAGCCCACACTGTGTTTGGCAACTTGTTTCCAGtcactttttttcatctgttATCTTAGGCAGTGATGTGTCTAAATTTGAAAGGATTGAAGTTTCTAGAACACAGGNNNNNNNNNNNNNNNNNAACACTTAACAAAAGAGGTATTGCAATTGAGAATgcaatatcaatatatgtacacaaagacATTGTAGTTACTGATAACCTTATAGGTTACACAAACTTACATTAATGCTGTAAAAAATTGTTTCCCCTGAGCAAAGTAAACATTATCTGCACTGCCAGTAATCCCATTATATCCTTGCCAGAGTTAATAAATTCTTGTAGACCTTATTTGAATGTTTTCTCACCAGCTTTGATGTCTGATTACTAACCCTTTTGTTTGTGAGGTGTAGTTCTTCTCAAATAACTCCTGTGatgttcattattacttttttctttccttttatcatttagGGGAGCTGTAGTGAAGGGTTAAAAGTGTGTTGAAGGTAATGTTCTCAAGTATTACACTAGCAGAGGCAACCAGGACAGCATTCTTTTCTGGAATAGATTACNNNNNNNNNNNNNNNNNNNNNNNNNNNNNNNNNNNNNNNNNNNNNGTGGCAGTGTGGGTGTAGAAGGCTTTTGAAAGGATAcatagatttcttttcttttatatatatatatatcgcaaactGAAATGACAATATATTGTTAGCTTTGATATGGAAGACAAAAAACACTTTCAGCTCGGTAGTTGTGAGACACTTCTTTATATAATCAGTCTTACTTCCTGTCATCATTATTTGGTGATAATCCCTCCTGTAGAACTGAGTCATGTAGCATCTCTTTGTATAGTATGAagcacaatttaaaaaaaatatatattccctgattattttctttttctttctttcttttgttattgtggtGTACACTTTGTCTCTCTCATTGCAGGAAGTTGTCACTGTTGCTTTTCCTTCATATGGGTTATTAGGATCTTTGTGAAAGGCATTGTTTCATATTAGAGCTGCNNNNNNNNNNNNNNNNNNNNNNNNNNNNNNNNNNNNNNNNNNNNNNNNNNNNNNNNNNNNNNNNAGGCTGTATTGTATGATATATCCCTTTAATGTCCTTTAGGTGTACTTGAAGAGAAATATGTTTTGtaacctctctctccctgtttcatATCNNNNNNNNNNNNNNNNNNNNNNNNNNNNTTAGATAATagcagaaacaaagagaaacactTGTAATTTAATGGAGAAATGAACAGGGAATGTGAAACATTCTGGGATACTTTGGGATACTGAGCTCTGACATATTCATGGTCATCATCAACTTTAATTTTTAAGTACAGTTTGTGGGAGTATGATTTCCAGTGGGACTTGTATGCCAGCGTAGGAGTGTGTCCGTGTTACTTGGAACACCATTTGGCAGTTNNNNNNNNNNNNNNNNNNNNNNNNNNNNNNNNNGACAGTGTAAAATCAATGGCTTGACTTTCACAGAGGAAACAGATGGTTTCCTCCTCTTGTATAAGAAAGCATGCTCAACTTGGCCACTCcgtcaaaagaaaataaaaatggggagaaaataataaaaaaggaaaaagaaaaaatgataaccattttgttactcttgttattatgttttacttGTATATGATGTAGTTTGTTGGACTTTGGTATTCCTTGTTGTCTGCTCATGTATTATGCtgtataaactattttttcatttcctttttacacTATGATTGTTAATATGTGAAGTCCATGTCCCATAAtggtgtctttctctcctttaggTAAGCACTAGAAAACAATCATGAAGAAATGTAAAAGNNNNNNNNNNNNNNNNNNNNNNNNNNNNNNNNNNNNNNNNNNNNNNNNNNNNNNNAGTCTGGTGTACATTTTTAGCGACGCTTTTTAAGTTCGAAGACATTTTGTTGTGCATATCAACCCAAAATATGAACTCCCTAGCTATTTATACGTGGAAAAATAAATCACGGTTTTTGACGGCagaatagaaatatagattataaagaCTTCATTTTCAAGCTGGTTGGAAAATCTCATCATATTGGAGAACAAGAACAATGTTCATCGTACTTATAAAAGTCTAAAAGTATGTGACCGATTAAGTTTGTTCTTTGGTTGAACTCTCAACATCAGGAANNNNNNNNNNNNNNNNNNNNNNNNNNNNNNNNNNNNNNNNNNNCATTTGCTGTAGTAACATTTTGTTGATTGTGTAAATAACAGTTGTATGTTTCCATttcattttgtaaatataaaataccaGATGTANNNNNNNNNNNNNNNNNNNNNNNNNNNNNNNNNNNNNNNNNNNNNNNNNNNNNNNNNNNNNNNNNNNNNNNNCTTGTAGGATGGTCTTATATTGCAAGGATTATTATGTAACGGGTTTCTTTTGAAAACCCACCTTTTCTGAATGTGCTTTGCTGATAGCCAGAGTGATAGGGACTTTTTGCTTGTATGCGCCATAGAGAGTTTACATCCCAGCTGGTGAGGGACTCGGACCTCATCAGCACAACTCATATCAGGAGCTTTGTGACACAGCTTTAGAGCCTCAGCTACCTACCATTGATCAAAACCACTCTCAGATGtcctaatttttgtatatatgtgtcagGTGAGCACCGTTCCATTCCCTTTCAACACAATCCTGCGTGCATAATTGGGTCCATCCAAGTCTGCACAGGTGCATCGGTGGTTGTGGCTACTGCTCTGTGCAGTATGCTTTATCTGATGCCTTTCTCTCCACTGGTCATGTCATTGGGGAGGGAGAGCCAAATGAAATAATAGTTAATTTGAAAAATAACGGatgtaaaaaggcaaaaaatattttaatctttGGGATTTAATTCTTACTGcaatgttattcttttttcaaGAAGGTATCACTTGAATTATAGAGATTTAGTGTATAAGGAATATTGGCTGTATAATTCACTGGAAAGTAAGAGGAATGACTGTTCTACCAGTGCTTTTAACACATTGTCACAGTATTGGCATGTAACAAAACATACCAAGTAGCTTACTTTATGGATAATGGTGTGAACGCAGTTTGTGCGAGTGTACCTGACAATGGCGACAGTGATGTGATTGTATTTGTAAACAAAGTAATCAAGTTGTATATAGCAAAATCTAACTGTGTATGAATCTGATGCCTTGTACTTCTGCTTACAGAGATTGCATATTAGCACACATGCTCTGATGATGATGNNNNNNNNNNNNNNNNNNNNNNNNNNNNNNNNNNNNNNNNNNNNNNNNNNNNNNNNNNNNNNNAGCAAATGTTTGCAGCAAGGACCATCCTGATACATTTTCCAGTGTCactaatgaatatatgaattaaattttaTGGTCAATCCTTAGTTtcaatttaccattttcttttcatcatatatttggaaaaaataatgtaatacaataTCACATTGTAAATACTGCACAATAAAGATGCCTTGTATGTTTGATTTATTAGCTTAAGATTAACATATGGTTTATATACACTTAGTAACAAGACTCGGAACAAAGTATCAGTAAGTAATCATAGTTTTGTGGTAATTTAACTTCATTTTACTAGCAATCCTGCTTTTCTTGTATGTATAGAAACTTGTATCCTAACCATCATTACCCATATGGTGATTCTGAAGAGTGCCACAATATAGAATGAAGGGATGTAATATATTGATGGTGATCTAGTAGGTCATTTAAGTAGCAGTTTTCCCTTAACTTGTTAAGTTTCCTATTCACAAATAACACTACTGTTTGTTGAATTACCCAGATTCATCTTTGACATGAGGAACATCCTGATTGATGTTAGCAGTAAGAAAGGAAGTTAGtgatgagaaaaagagatagtaTATGTCCTATGTATCTGATGCCTAAATGTGAGACTGACATCACTTTTACTTTTCTCTAAAAATTTATCTTAAAGTATGTCATAGTTTTTtaacaaaatgtgtgtatatattgcatattcagATCGAGTGTGGCAACATGTGTTGCCTGTTTTAAAGCTTGGCAGAGCTAAAAATGTACTTTGTTAGAGACAATACTCAGACAAAATTATGCAAAATACTGATACATATGTCAATTCTCCATTGTATAGTATACCTATAGTCTACTCCAGGAACTCTGGCATAAGTTTTAACTCAATGTTACGANNNNNNNNNNNNNNNNNNNNNNNNNNNNNNNNNNNNNNNNNNNNNNNNNNNNNNNNNNNNNNNNNNNNNNNNNNNNNNNNNNNNNNNNNNNNNNNNNNNNNNNNNNNNNNNNNNNNNNNNNNNNNNNNNNNNNNGGTCCGACAATTCTTCCAAGAATTAATGTCCCCAAACCCAATTGTTTTGGCCTTGCAACAGGCTACAGCTTGGAACTGGACTTGACACACAAATCTAACGAACATTATTTGAGCAATAATAAACTCTAACATGAATTTACAACTTGTTCAAGAGTATTTACATACTAATGCTGCTTTGTAAACTTAAATCATTGAAAAACGTTAAGGAGTTTAGTACACTTTATTATGAAAGCTGACTAGTTTATTCTCTTCTTGATAAAAGCCCAAGtgggaaaatactttttttgttagtacatgaataaacaaatagttTCTTGAACAAAAAGTTGCCTTTTCAAAGTATCTAAAGAATGCTTTTTCCAGCCCCATCcatgaaatatttataaaattcagCTTTAAACAAGAAATAATTTTACAACCGAGTATTATCATTTCCAGGTTTTCAATCGATAAATTCTCAGAATACCCTTACGTGCGTCaaacatattatatgttatcCTCAATGTGTATTTTGTAATACAAAATTGTCAATACGGTTTCTACTTTTTTCAGAATGATATATGTTtgtcataatttatttttctaaatggTCAAAGCCAAGTACATAAACAGGTCAATGAATGAATAGCACTACAGTTCCTTCAAGAAATAAGCGAGATAAATTacatttttcaaaagttttgattctattatattaaattaaacaaaaaaggaaagtaaaaatacaCCAATAGTTACAGCAAGTGGATATCCATCACATTCAAGCGCCAAGATATTTATGGCATTCACAGGAATAGCAAAAATGCCTTTTCCCTTATGCCAATAAAACAAAGATGAGGttttacaaaaggaaaacatTTGATAGCAGTTTCATCTCCTTTTTAGCGAGACAACTTAAGAATATCATGGACTCAGTCTTTGTTGTTCACCTTTATCAGTGCCTCAATGGTAGTACTCGTGTTTTGTTTACtagagaagggacagagaaaaaaNNNNNNNNNNNNNNNNNNNNNNNNNNNNNNNNNNNNNNNNNNNNNNNNNNNAAAGAACAagtttgagtgtgtgagtataAGTTCGNNNNNNNNNNNNNNNNNNNNNNNNNNNNNNNNNNNNNNNNNNNNNNNNNNNNNNNNNNNNNNNNNNNNNNNNNNNNNNNNNNNNNNNNNNNNNNNNNNNNNNNNNNNNNNNNATGAGGGTGCaaaaaacaagtgaaagaaagagagagagagaNNNNNNNNNNNNNNNNNNNNNNNNNNNNNNNNNNNNNNNNNNNNNNNNNNNNNNNNNNNNNNNNNNNNNNNNNNNNNNNNNNNNNNNNNNNNNNNNNNNNNNNNNNNNNNNNNNNNNNNNNNNNNNNNNNNNNNNNNNNNNNNNNNNNNNNNNNNNNNNNNNNNNNNNNNNNNNNNNNNNNNNNNNNNNNNNNNNNNNNNNNNNNNNNNNNNNNNNNNNNNNNNNNNNNNNNNNNNNNNNNNNNNNNNNNNNNNNNNNNNNNNNNNNNNNNNNNNNNNNNNNNNNNNNNNNNNNNNNNNNNNNNNNNNNNNNNNNNNNNNNNNNNNNNNNNNNNNNNNNNNNNNNNNNNNNNNNNNNNNNNNNNNNNNNNNNNNNNNNNNNNNNNNNNNNNNNNNNNNNNNNNNNNNNNNNNNNNNNNNNNNNNNNNNNNNNNNNNNNNNNNNNNNNNNNNNNNNNNNNNNNNNNNNNNNNNNNNNNNNNNNNNNNNNNNNNNNNNNNNNNNNNNNNNNNNNNNNNNNNNNNNNNNNNNNNNNNNNNNNNNNNNNNNNNNNNNNNNNNNNNNNNNNNNNNNNNNNNNNNNNNNNNNNNNNNNNNNNNNNNNNNNNNNNNNNNNNNNNNNNNNNNNNNNNNNNNNNNNNNNNNNNNNNNNNNNNNNNNNNNNNNNNNNNNNNNNNNNNNNNNNNNNNNNNNNNNNNNNNNNNNNNNNNNNNNNNNNNNNNNNNNNNNNNAAGCTAAATTTTAAAAGCATACGCATTTTGTTCCCAAGTGTTTCCGCCCTATTCGAAAGGCCCACCAATGACCAGTAGAGAGCACATGTTTGCGTACGTGCCTGTGCTTGTTGGATTGGCAGGGCGCCCAACACGAGCTTCACAGAAATAGCTTGGTCATCCTATACGCAACGACTCTGTTAGATCTATACACCTTTCCGAAGGGACGATTGGAAAAGTT from Penaeus monodon isolate SGIC_2016 chromosome 23, NSTDA_Pmon_1, whole genome shotgun sequence includes these protein-coding regions:
- the LOC119587993 gene encoding ADP-ribosylation factor 6 (The sequence of the model RefSeq protein was modified relative to this genomic sequence to represent the inferred CDS: added 204 bases not found in genome assembly), whose amino-acid sequence is MGKLLSKIFGNKEIRILMLGLDAAGKTTILYKLKLGHSVTTIPTVGFNVETVAYKNVKFNVWDVGGQDKIRPLWRHYYTGTQGLIFVVDCADRDRMDEARQELHRIINDREMRDAIILVFANKQDLPDAMKPHEIQEKLGLTRIRDRNWYVQPCCATTGDGLYEGLTWLTSNHKS